From the genome of Malus sylvestris chromosome 6, drMalSylv7.2, whole genome shotgun sequence, one region includes:
- the LOC126625675 gene encoding uncharacterized protein LOC126625675 isoform X2, whose translation MVDAGLKTLGQVLCISNCLFQEGMQGYDRDEYGRSSDEYEDYEDNEDGEEYEEEEENSEEFHPHYICTLQFPVGLKSSIFFHMLTSLLKRNIQKDKHGMKL comes from the exons GTACTCTGTATTAGTAATTGCTTATTTCAAGAGGGAATGCAGGGATATGATAGAGAT GAATATGGTCGGTCAAGCGATGAATATGAGGATTATGAGGACAATGAGGATGGCGAAGAatatgaagaggaagaggaaaattCGGAAGAGTTTCACCCCCACTACATTTGCACCTTACAATTTCCAGTTGGATTGAAATCCTCCATCTTCTTCCATATGCTCACCAGTCTCCTCAAACGGAATATTCAAAAGGATAAACATGGGATGAAACTATAA